One window from the genome of Enterobacter asburiae encodes:
- the fimH gene encoding type 1 fimbria D-mannose specific adhesin FimH, which produces MIKTQIFALSLLALLPATNALATVCVNEKGVPTEVHYDLTDKFNSSNNQIGQVVTLSEKSQWVGVNAVCPKGTVGNTTKRSYVTDYPVTGTSDGYQYLKLNDYLDGAMKITDSYAGVFYPPKSYIQMGSHPNVSKNKPFGVQDSSLVFRLKVTRRFINMVVIPRATMFRVYVTTTSSDPLTTPVYTISYSGTIQVPQSCAINAGNVVEFDFGDIGASLFSKAGVGNKPEGVSSQSKTIAIKCTNVEANAMLTMRVEAEKVSDNVLVSDNPDVGFIIANESGAPLTPNNLTSKIPFRLDDSAQAQVGIRVWPVSVTGNKPAEGRFTSRGYLRVDYD; this is translated from the coding sequence GTGATTAAAACCCAAATCTTTGCCCTGTCGCTGCTGGCGTTACTGCCCGCGACAAACGCATTAGCGACGGTGTGCGTCAATGAAAAAGGCGTGCCGACGGAGGTGCATTACGACCTGACGGATAAATTCAACAGCTCGAATAACCAGATTGGGCAGGTCGTGACGCTCAGCGAGAAGTCGCAGTGGGTAGGGGTGAATGCCGTCTGCCCGAAGGGCACCGTCGGGAATACCACCAAGCGTAGCTATGTGACCGACTACCCGGTAACGGGAACGAGCGATGGCTATCAATATCTGAAGCTTAACGACTATCTGGACGGGGCGATGAAAATCACGGACAGCTATGCTGGTGTGTTTTACCCGCCAAAAAGCTATATCCAGATGGGGAGCCATCCTAACGTCTCCAAAAACAAACCGTTTGGCGTTCAGGACTCCAGCCTTGTCTTCCGTCTTAAGGTGACCCGGCGTTTTATCAACATGGTGGTGATCCCGCGTGCCACCATGTTCCGCGTCTACGTCACCACAACTTCATCCGATCCGTTAACCACGCCGGTCTATACCATCAGCTACAGCGGAACCATCCAGGTGCCGCAAAGCTGCGCCATTAATGCCGGTAACGTGGTGGAGTTTGATTTCGGTGACATTGGCGCCTCCTTGTTCAGCAAGGCGGGCGTGGGTAACAAGCCGGAGGGGGTCTCATCGCAAAGCAAAACCATTGCGATCAAATGCACCAACGTGGAGGCGAACGCCATGCTGACGATGCGCGTCGAGGCGGAAAAAGTCTCTGATAATGTGCTGGTGTCGGATAACCCGGACGTGGGGTTCATCATTGCCAACGAAAGCGGGGCGCCGCTCACGCCCAACAACCTGACGAGCAAAATTCCGTTCCGCCTCGACGACAGCGCGCAGGCGCAGGTGGGGATCCGCGTCTGGCCGGTAAGCGTGACGGGCAATAAGCCAGCGGAAGGGCGCTTCACCTCGCGCGGGTATCTGCGCGTGGATTACGACTAA